One window from the genome of Hydractinia symbiolongicarpus strain clone_291-10 chromosome 1, HSymV2.1, whole genome shotgun sequence encodes:
- the LOC130641179 gene encoding uncharacterized protein LOC130641179 isoform X2, protein MLIAGVLISFFYLNVASSFNPGKRDEEMRRALYLRSDDSLRRYKALLISRPQIEKDQEWNKHNLVMNDFYAARDEVARRNLRIQQWKDMERMRRMRQPQFFDMTRDGARIKQQESGYFKREIDYVHCMDTCKNEYDPQLCCKMKCKMDFCLLQLPGVAA, encoded by the exons ATGTTGATCGCAGGAgttttaatatcatttttttacctcAATGTTGCCTCAAGTTTTAATCCGGGAAAAAGAGATGAGGAAATGAGAAGAGCTTTGTATCTACGAAGCGATGATTCGCTTCGTAGATACAAAGCTCTTCTCATTTCCCGTCCGCAGATAGAAAAGGATCAGGAATGGAACAAACATAATTTGGTTATGAATGATTTTTACGCAGCCAGGGATGAAGTTGCCAGAAGAAATCTAAGGATCCAACAATGGAAAGACATGGAACGAATGAGGAGAATGAGACAACCGCAGTTTTTCGACATGACTAGAGATGGAGCTAGAATCAAGCAGCAAGAAAGTGGTTATTTTAAGCGAGAAATAGATTACGTGCATTG CATGGACACTTGCAAAAATGAATATGATCCACAATT ATGCTGTAAAATGAAATGC aaaatggaTTTTTGTTTATTGCAACTTCCGGGAGTTGCAGCTTGA
- the LOC130641179 gene encoding uncharacterized protein LOC130641179 isoform X1 — MLIAGVLISFFYLNVASSFNPGKRDEEMRRALYLRSDDSLRRYKALLISRPQIEKDQEWNKHNLVMNDFYAARDEVARRNLRIQQWKDMERMRRMRQPQFFDMTRDGARIKQQESGYFKREIDYVHCMDTCKNEYDPQLKWIFVYCNFRELQLECYCYLSLNINYVYYCVYSFCYCFCY, encoded by the exons ATGTTGATCGCAGGAgttttaatatcatttttttacctcAATGTTGCCTCAAGTTTTAATCCGGGAAAAAGAGATGAGGAAATGAGAAGAGCTTTGTATCTACGAAGCGATGATTCGCTTCGTAGATACAAAGCTCTTCTCATTTCCCGTCCGCAGATAGAAAAGGATCAGGAATGGAACAAACATAATTTGGTTATGAATGATTTTTACGCAGCCAGGGATGAAGTTGCCAGAAGAAATCTAAGGATCCAACAATGGAAAGACATGGAACGAATGAGGAGAATGAGACAACCGCAGTTTTTCGACATGACTAGAGATGGAGCTAGAATCAAGCAGCAAGAAAGTGGTTATTTTAAGCGAGAAATAGATTACGTGCATTG CATGGACACTTGCAAAAATGAATATGATCCACAATT aaaatggaTTTTTGTTTATTGCAACTTCCGGGAGTTGCAGCTTGAGTGCTACTGTTATTTATCTTTAAATATTAACTACGTGTATTACTGTGTATATAGTTTTTGCTATTGTTTTTGCTATTAA